AGAGTGCCATTGGTTTGCATGAGACTGTGTTCAGAGGACGGGTTCTTAAGGTAAATCTATAAACTCTGACGTCGGCTTTTAGAAAGATGCTCACTGGCTTTCCACCCGTATCCCTCAGACTTCAGTGGGATTGTTGCTGGCTTGCACAAACTTAAAGATAGCTTTGAGCTGTCTCACAACTCTGGTGATGGAAGGTCAAATTTTTGTTTATCCTTGACTATATGGTGCCTGAATGCTTCATTTTACTActggtaaaatgtttaatttgatgaCAATTTTCACAAAGATCTGGATGAAACTTTGGAAAGCTTTGAAATGGCAGTTTCCTTTGGTTTAAAAGTGTTTAGAAAGGATCCAGCTGTAGGCTGCTGAACCATAGATGAATGTAATCTTGAAATCTATGGTTCAAGATATAATCTTGATGTCAAGTTCCTCCTCTTTCATTGGAGGCTGGACTTCAGTGCAgcccaattaaatgtttttgtctggcctgaaaatctttttaagtACTGCTCTTTAAGATTGGGTTAAACTGGTAGTTTTGGCCTCCctttatacttttgtttttttaaagcagtgtttTTACTGAGAATGAATTTGCAGTTTGCCTGAACACAAGCATTGTGTACCAGCTACGTCTTGGGTTAGTTAACTTAAAGTAAAGCCTACATCATCATTTGAAATGTAGCATTAGGCTGTGCTCCTGGCTACTGAAATCAGAGCTTTTTTTGTTACCGTACAGAGTAAATATACTCGAACAATTGAAATCTTGAAATGTTTCCACAATACTTGAACGATCATCAAATGAAGACTTATCTTTCTAGCTACATAAGtattacattttcagtgttttttgtgtaATTGGGCAGTGTGAAAAGCTATATTCAGTTGATGAATAATGTTGTGCAACATATTTTGAGAATTAACAGATTTATCATTTGGCTCTCAGGTATTGCCCAAGAGAACCAACATGCCTGGTATCAGCACCACGGACAGGGGTGGACACAGAGGAGGTCACACGAGAGGCAGAGGCCGTGGCTACCGTCCCCCCAGGTACCAGAACAGTTCCCGAGGCAGATTCCGGTACCAGTCTTCAAGACCAGTCTAAATGCTTTCCAGCATAATTTAAGTATTGAGATGTCTAGGATTGACCAGTGTCAGTCCTAGGAGAGATCTGACAAAAGCTGACTGGGGTTGATGCGATATAGGTTTGTTGCTGTGAATGCATGTGACAGTCCTCAAGttgcatctgtttttaaaaactgtggttttgttttgtaatgtaTAACCCCTCTGTGTGTAACTGACAAGCTCTTTgctacatgaataaataaaaaataattcaacactCAAATGTGTCGTAAAAGACACACAGTGGTATCCAACAGCAATTGAGTTtattaccaattttttttttttttttttgaagaataaagGCAACATGTAAACAGAAGGGAGGGTCATATGTACAGTGGATGCTCAACAGAGAGGGTGAAGTCAGCCTGTCTGTACCATCATTCCAGAAACGATACCATTGAAGGCCCTGGATAATGAGGGAAATGTTAACATGCATTTCAAAGTCTTCCCCCCGACCCTGTGAATCATGTTTAGAAATGTATAACACAAACTTACTTTGACTGAATGGGGTCCCCAGGATTGTAGAATGGGTTGCACATTACATCAGTAAATGAGTTGTGCAGTTTTCTAAACATctgaaagaaatgtatttaaaagtaaaagaaaacagacaaatgtaAACTGCAGATCAGTTACctatttgacataaaaatatgaaactaaaCCCTTTAATATGATTAATGCACTGGGAAAGATGAAATGCCATTTAGAGTGACCTGATAGACATGGGCTAAAGGTGAATAGTGCATATGACTTTAGTGGAAATAAACTACAGAAGACCAGTTCTATCTGTAAATGTTAACACAATCAGATCAAACACTCTAATTTGGCACTCTTACCATGTTTCCTACCTAAAAgtcaaaactattttaaaaactaaatttacttACACTTCGTATTTCATTGTCTCGCAATGATGTATTGGAAGAGTCCACAACAATCACAAATTTCACCTTGGAGTTGGTCACATACCCATATCTATTTCTTCCAGTTAAGGATACACATTTGTTGTTTCTACGCAAAACCTAACCGATCATTGACGTTTTATTTGGCATAGTGCTTTACTTGAGGTCTAAAAATAGAGGATACACTTTATAGTCTTCAGTTGGATAGAGCAGTCCCAGGTAGAGCTCCCTCTGGTCTGCTAAGGATTTGCCCACAGCTGAGACCTTCTCTTCCACCACATCCAGAGAGGTGTGTACAGTGTAGTGGAATTTCAGCTCATTTTGAGAGGGTACACTGCGTATATACAGCGGGTAGTTCTGggggaaaaacatcaaaagacaAATATGAAACTGCTAAAAGGAGTACAGTATT
This genomic interval from Gambusia affinis linkage group LG02, SWU_Gaff_1.0, whole genome shotgun sequence contains the following:
- the trappc2l gene encoding trafficking protein particle complex subunit 2-like protein encodes the protein MAVCIAVIAKENYPLYIRSVPSQNELKFHYTVHTSLDVVEEKVSAVGKSLADQRELYLGLLYPTEDYKVYGYVTNSKVKFVIVVDSSNTSLRDNEIRSMFRKLHNSFTDVMCNPFYNPGDPIQSKAFNGIVSGMMVQTG